The following coding sequences are from one Diadema setosum chromosome 9, eeDiaSeto1, whole genome shotgun sequence window:
- the LOC140232640 gene encoding large ribosomal subunit protein eL13-like yields MTRKGNRRLPNVHFRKEWQNYVRTWFDQPMRKERRHKNRVKKARKIAPRPIAGPLRPQVTCQTFKYHNKVRAGRGFTLEELKAAGIHKKFAPTIGISVDHRRKNRSVEGLQANVQRLKEYRSKLILFPKKLTKPKKGDSEEAELKLATQLAGPVMPIKKAVRREKARAITDEERKHSVYQALRMARSNQKLHGIRAKRAKEKEAEEAQAKPKKK; encoded by the exons ATGACGCGAAAGGGAAACAGACGCCTTCCCAATGTCCACTTCCGCAAGGAGTGGCAGAATTATGTCCGCACCTGGTTTGACCAGCCCATGCGCAAGGAGAGGCGGCACAAGAACCGTGTTAAAAAAGCGAGGAAGATAGCACCCCGCCCCATTGCTGGACCACTGCGACCTCAGGTTACCTGCCAGACCTTCAAGTACCACAACAAGGTCCGGGCCGGACGTGGATTTACGCTTGAAGAGCTGAAG GCCGCTGGAATCCACAAGAAGTTTGCCCCCACAATTGGTATCTCTGTTGACCACAGAAGGAAGAATCGGTCCGTGGAGGGTCTTCAGGCCAATGTCCAGCGCCTCAAGGAGTACAGATCAAAGCTGATCCTCTTCCCCAAGAAGCTCACCAAGCCCAAGAAGGGTGACAGTGAG GAGGCCGAGTTGAAGCTGGCCACTCAGCTGGCAGGACCCGTCATGCCAATCAAGAAGGCCGTCAGGCGCGAGAAGGCCCGGGCCATCACCGACGAGGAGAGGAAGCACAGTGTCTACCAGGCCCTGCGCATGGCTCGCTCCAACCAGAAGCTTCACGGCATCCGTGCCAAGCGTGCCAAGGAGAAGGAGGCAGAAGAAGCCCAGGCCAAGCCCAAAAAGAAGTAA